One Benincasa hispida cultivar B227 chromosome 5, ASM972705v1, whole genome shotgun sequence genomic window carries:
- the LOC120077128 gene encoding probable magnesium transporter NIPA6 isoform X2: MITMIIGEIANFVAYIYAPAVLVTPLGALSIIVSAVLAHFLLRERLQKMGVVGCLSCIVGSVIIVIHAPQERTPDSVEEIWDLATQPAFLVYIAAIASLVLALMLYFEPRYGHVNILVYLGICSLMGSLTVMSIKAIGIAIRLTLDGVSQVAYPQTWLFVTVAVVCVITQLNYLNKALDTFNAALVSPVYYAMFTTLTIIASAIMFKDWSGQNASTIVSELCGFITVLSGTIILHSTREQQPVSSQGSVAWYISGDSMKGIEEHLITISNSHYTEE, translated from the exons ATGATCACAA TGATTATCGGAGAGATTGCAAACTTTGTAGCATATATTTATGCCCCAGCAGTTTTAGTCACACCCCTTGGTGCACTGAGTATTATTGTCAG TGCTGTTTTAGCCCATTTCTTATTGAGGGAGAGGCTACAGAAAATGGGTGTTGTAGGGtgtttatcttgtattgtagGATCAGTTATAATAGTTATCCATGCACCACAGGAACGTACTCCTGATTCTGTTGAAGAGATTTGGGATTTAGCAACTCAACCAG CTTTTCTAGTCTACATTGCTGCTATAGCTTCGTTAGTTTTGGCTCTTATGTTGTATTTCGAACCTCGTTATGGGCATGTAAACATACTGGTCTACTTGGGAATCTGTTCTCTAATGGGCTCATTGACG GTTATGAGTATTAAAGCTATTGGAATAGCGATAAGGCTTACGCTTGACGGGGTAAGCCAAGTAGCTTACCCTCAAACTTGGCTTTTTGTCACAGTTGCAGTAGTCTGTGTCATCACACAACTAAATTACTTAAATAAG GCATTGGATACATTCAATGCAGCCCTTGTATCTCCCGTATATTATGCCATGTTCACGACATTGACTATTATTGCTAGTGCTATCATGTTTAAG GACTGGTCAGGCCAGAATGCGAGCACCATAGTCTCTGAATTATGCGGATTCATTACCGTCCTTTCTGGAACTATTATTCTTCACTCAACCAGAGAACAGCAACCGGTCTCCTCACAAG GATCTGTGGCATGGTATATTAGCGGGGATTCAATGAAAGGTATTGAAGAACATTTGATCACCATAAGCAATTCACATTACACTGAAGAATGA
- the LOC120077128 gene encoding probable magnesium transporter NIPA6 isoform X1 gives MTISENTKGLVLAMASSAFIGSSFILKKKGLKRAGATGARAGVGGYTYLLEPLWWAGMITMIIGEIANFVAYIYAPAVLVTPLGALSIIVSAVLAHFLLRERLQKMGVVGCLSCIVGSVIIVIHAPQERTPDSVEEIWDLATQPAFLVYIAAIASLVLALMLYFEPRYGHVNILVYLGICSLMGSLTVMSIKAIGIAIRLTLDGVSQVAYPQTWLFVTVAVVCVITQLNYLNKALDTFNAALVSPVYYAMFTTLTIIASAIMFKDWSGQNASTIVSELCGFITVLSGTIILHSTREQQPVSSQGSVAWYISGDSMKGIEEHLITISNSHYTEE, from the exons ATGACGATTTCGGAGAATACGAAGGGTCTGGTTCTAGCTATGGCGTCCAGTGCGTTTATTGGGTCGAGTTTTATCTTGAAGAAGAAGGGACTTAAGCGTGCCGGAGCTACAGGGGCCAGAGCAG GTGTTGGCGGTTATACATACCTGTTAGAGCCACTTTGGTGGGCAGGCATGATCACAA TGATTATCGGAGAGATTGCAAACTTTGTAGCATATATTTATGCCCCAGCAGTTTTAGTCACACCCCTTGGTGCACTGAGTATTATTGTCAG TGCTGTTTTAGCCCATTTCTTATTGAGGGAGAGGCTACAGAAAATGGGTGTTGTAGGGtgtttatcttgtattgtagGATCAGTTATAATAGTTATCCATGCACCACAGGAACGTACTCCTGATTCTGTTGAAGAGATTTGGGATTTAGCAACTCAACCAG CTTTTCTAGTCTACATTGCTGCTATAGCTTCGTTAGTTTTGGCTCTTATGTTGTATTTCGAACCTCGTTATGGGCATGTAAACATACTGGTCTACTTGGGAATCTGTTCTCTAATGGGCTCATTGACG GTTATGAGTATTAAAGCTATTGGAATAGCGATAAGGCTTACGCTTGACGGGGTAAGCCAAGTAGCTTACCCTCAAACTTGGCTTTTTGTCACAGTTGCAGTAGTCTGTGTCATCACACAACTAAATTACTTAAATAAG GCATTGGATACATTCAATGCAGCCCTTGTATCTCCCGTATATTATGCCATGTTCACGACATTGACTATTATTGCTAGTGCTATCATGTTTAAG GACTGGTCAGGCCAGAATGCGAGCACCATAGTCTCTGAATTATGCGGATTCATTACCGTCCTTTCTGGAACTATTATTCTTCACTCAACCAGAGAACAGCAACCGGTCTCCTCACAAG GATCTGTGGCATGGTATATTAGCGGGGATTCAATGAAAGGTATTGAAGAACATTTGATCACCATAAGCAATTCACATTACACTGAAGAATGA